A stretch of the Aegilops tauschii subsp. strangulata cultivar AL8/78 chromosome 4, Aet v6.0, whole genome shotgun sequence genome encodes the following:
- the LOC109780745 gene encoding translocon at the outer membrane of chloroplasts 64 isoform X2, with translation MASSTAANLWVLLGLGIAGVLLAAKRLKRPARPDHGAFVSRLELLPPPQPPPPQARHPLTDLCFAIADAFHVSGYITSFGSLEWAKTHDAATQTSLVVSTLVDGGAICVGKTVIDEMAYSIHGENKHFGTPTNPAASDRVPGGCSSGSAVAVAGGMVDFALGIDSIGGVRVPGGYCGVLAFRPSHAVISNSGVIPVAPSLDTIGWFAKDPIVLRRVGHLLLKLSYTDIRLPRHFYIADDCFEISKIPARRLTQVVTKSVEKLYGRQVLSHVNLGNYLASKIPSLRNYSNGQKNGDSKFSSLQALSSAMQLLHKHEFRDQHNEWINSAKSAVDASIVGNLSDDGDSTINIVQDARKEVRLALNTLLKDDGILVIPTALGCPPKLNARELSSTSYNAETLCLQSLSSMSGCCQVTVPIGTHDKCPISVSFIARHGGDRFLLDTTQAIYATIQEQVEILAKSNPSSKEAMNEEAAEAAKEKGNSAFKEKQWQKAINLYTEAIKLNGKVATYYSNRAAAFLELAKYDLFSLCNFVSNLSLRAGMYECLPFIFEELGCMSVYLALRLLMIIRFGPFSYRQAETDCTSAIDIDPKIVKAYLRRGTAREMLGYYKDAVDDFSHALVLEPMNKTAGVAINRLKKLFP, from the exons ATGGCGTCCTCGACGGCCGCCAACCTCTGGGTGCTGCTCGGCCTCGGCATCGCCGGCGTCCTTCTGGCGGCGAAGCGGCTCAAGCGCCCCGCCCGCCCGGACCACGGCGCCTTCGTGTCGCGCCTCGAGCTCCTGCCGCCCCCTCAGCCCCCGCCGCCTCAGGCGCGCCACCCCCTCACCGACCTCTGCTTCGCCATCGCCGACGC ATTCCATGTCAGTGGTTATATAACAAGTTTTGGCAGCCTAGAATGGGCGAAGACACACGATGCAGCAACACAAACATCTCTAGTGGTTTCAACTCTTGTAGACGGTGGTGCTATTTGTGTTGGGAAAACTGTTATCGATGAGATGGCATATAG TATCCATGGCGAGAATAAACATTTTGGTACACCAACAAATCCTGCAGCTTCCGATCGAGTACCTGGAGGATGCTCAAGTGGATCAGCTGTTGCTGTTGCTGGTGGCATGGTAGATTTTGCCTTGG GTATTGATTCCATTGGAGGAGTAAGGGTACCAGGTGGCTATTGTGGCGTACTGGCGTTCCGGCCTTCACACGCTGTTATATCCAACAGTGGTGTTATTCCTGTAGCTCCTAGCCTAGACACTATAG GCTGGTTCGCAAAGGATCCGATTGTACTGCGTCGTGTTGGTCATCTTCTTCTGAAATTATCTTATACTGATATTCGTCTACCAAGACACTTCTACATAGCAGATGATTGTTTTGAAATTTCAAAGATACCTGCAAGAAGGTTAACTCAGGTGGTCACAAAATCTGTGGAAAAGCTGTACGGAA GACAAGTCTTGAGTCATGTGAATCTTGGAAATTATTTGGCTTCAAAAATACCCAGTCTGCGGAACTATTCAAACGGGCAAAAGAATGGGGACTCAAAGTTTTCTTCATTGCAAGCACTTTCTAGTGCCATGCAGTTGCTTCACAA GCATGAATTTAGAGATCAGCATAACGAGTGGATAAACTCAGCAAAGTCTGCTGTTGATGCTTCCATAGTTGGTAATTTGTCTGATGATGGTGATTCAACTATTAATATCGTCCAAGATGCAAGAAAGGAAGTGCGCTTAGCTCTCAACACACTTCTTAAG GATGATGGAATTCTGGTCATCCCAACTGCTCTGGGATGCCCTCCAAAACTTAATGCCAGGGAGCTCTCGTCTACAAGCTACAATGCTGAGACATTATGCCTTCAATCTTTATCTAGTATGTCTGGGTGTTGTCAG GTTACTGTTCCCATCGGTACACATGACAAGTGTCCTATTTCGGTTTCCTTCATTGCGAGGCATGGTGGTGATCGCTTTTTGCTGGACACCACTCAAGCCATATATGCCACCATCCAAGAGCAAGTTGAGATCCTAGCAAAATCTAATCCTTCAAGTAAAGAGGCGATGAACGAAGAAGCTGCTGAAGCTGCTAAAGAGAAA GGTAACAGTGCATTTAAGGAGAAGCAATGGCAAAAGGCAATAAATTTATATACTGAAGCAATCAAATTAAATGGCAAAGTAGCCACATACTACAGTAACAGGGCCGCGGCTTTTCTAGAACTAGCTAAGTACGATCTTTTCTCCCTTTGTAATTTTGTCTCCAATCTATCTTTGAGAGCTGGCATGTATGAATGTTTGCCATTTATCTTTGAAGAGCTTGGATGCATGAGTGTTTATTTGGCACTTCGGTTACTCATGATTATCCGTTTTGGACCTTTCAGTTACCGCCAAGCTGAGACAGATTGCACTAGCGCCATCGATATTGATCCAAAG ATTGTCAAAGCTTACTTGCGAAGAGGCACGGCAAGAGAGATGCTTGGATACTATAAGGATGCTGTCGACG ATTTTAGCCATGCCCTTGTTCTAGAACCAATGAACAAGACGGCTGGTGTAGCTATTAATAGATTAAAGAAGCTATTCCCGTAA
- the LOC109780745 gene encoding translocon at the outer membrane of chloroplasts 64 isoform X1 produces the protein MASSTAANLWVLLGLGIAGVLLAAKRLKRPARPDHGAFVSRLELLPPPQPPPPQARHPLTDLCFAIADAFHVSGYITSFGSLEWAKTHDAATQTSLVVSTLVDGGAICVGKTVIDEMAYSIHGENKHFGTPTNPAASDRVPGGCSSGSAVAVAGGMVDFALGIDSIGGVRVPGGYCGVLAFRPSHAVISNSGVIPVAPSLDTIGWFAKDPIVLRRVGHLLLKLSYTDIRLPRHFYIADDCFEISKIPARRLTQVVTKSVEKLYGRQVLSHVNLGNYLASKIPSLRNYSNGQKNGDSKFSSLQALSSAMQLLHKHEFRDQHNEWINSAKSAVDASIVGNLSDDGDSTINIVQDARKEVRLALNTLLKDDGILVIPTALGCPPKLNARELSSTSYNAETLCLQSLSSMSGCCQVTVPIGTHDKCPISVSFIARHGGDRFLLDTTQAIYATIQEQVEILAKSNPSSKEAMNEEAAEAAKEKGNSAFKEKQWQKAINLYTEAIKLNGKVATYYSNRAAAFLELANYRQAETDCTSAIDIDPKIVKAYLRRGTAREMLGYYKDAVDDFSHALVLEPMNKTAGVAINRLKKLFP, from the exons ATGGCGTCCTCGACGGCCGCCAACCTCTGGGTGCTGCTCGGCCTCGGCATCGCCGGCGTCCTTCTGGCGGCGAAGCGGCTCAAGCGCCCCGCCCGCCCGGACCACGGCGCCTTCGTGTCGCGCCTCGAGCTCCTGCCGCCCCCTCAGCCCCCGCCGCCTCAGGCGCGCCACCCCCTCACCGACCTCTGCTTCGCCATCGCCGACGC ATTCCATGTCAGTGGTTATATAACAAGTTTTGGCAGCCTAGAATGGGCGAAGACACACGATGCAGCAACACAAACATCTCTAGTGGTTTCAACTCTTGTAGACGGTGGTGCTATTTGTGTTGGGAAAACTGTTATCGATGAGATGGCATATAG TATCCATGGCGAGAATAAACATTTTGGTACACCAACAAATCCTGCAGCTTCCGATCGAGTACCTGGAGGATGCTCAAGTGGATCAGCTGTTGCTGTTGCTGGTGGCATGGTAGATTTTGCCTTGG GTATTGATTCCATTGGAGGAGTAAGGGTACCAGGTGGCTATTGTGGCGTACTGGCGTTCCGGCCTTCACACGCTGTTATATCCAACAGTGGTGTTATTCCTGTAGCTCCTAGCCTAGACACTATAG GCTGGTTCGCAAAGGATCCGATTGTACTGCGTCGTGTTGGTCATCTTCTTCTGAAATTATCTTATACTGATATTCGTCTACCAAGACACTTCTACATAGCAGATGATTGTTTTGAAATTTCAAAGATACCTGCAAGAAGGTTAACTCAGGTGGTCACAAAATCTGTGGAAAAGCTGTACGGAA GACAAGTCTTGAGTCATGTGAATCTTGGAAATTATTTGGCTTCAAAAATACCCAGTCTGCGGAACTATTCAAACGGGCAAAAGAATGGGGACTCAAAGTTTTCTTCATTGCAAGCACTTTCTAGTGCCATGCAGTTGCTTCACAA GCATGAATTTAGAGATCAGCATAACGAGTGGATAAACTCAGCAAAGTCTGCTGTTGATGCTTCCATAGTTGGTAATTTGTCTGATGATGGTGATTCAACTATTAATATCGTCCAAGATGCAAGAAAGGAAGTGCGCTTAGCTCTCAACACACTTCTTAAG GATGATGGAATTCTGGTCATCCCAACTGCTCTGGGATGCCCTCCAAAACTTAATGCCAGGGAGCTCTCGTCTACAAGCTACAATGCTGAGACATTATGCCTTCAATCTTTATCTAGTATGTCTGGGTGTTGTCAG GTTACTGTTCCCATCGGTACACATGACAAGTGTCCTATTTCGGTTTCCTTCATTGCGAGGCATGGTGGTGATCGCTTTTTGCTGGACACCACTCAAGCCATATATGCCACCATCCAAGAGCAAGTTGAGATCCTAGCAAAATCTAATCCTTCAAGTAAAGAGGCGATGAACGAAGAAGCTGCTGAAGCTGCTAAAGAGAAA GGTAACAGTGCATTTAAGGAGAAGCAATGGCAAAAGGCAATAAATTTATATACTGAAGCAATCAAATTAAATGGCAAAGTAGCCACATACTACAGTAACAGGGCCGCGGCTTTTCTAGAACTAGCTAA TTACCGCCAAGCTGAGACAGATTGCACTAGCGCCATCGATATTGATCCAAAG ATTGTCAAAGCTTACTTGCGAAGAGGCACGGCAAGAGAGATGCTTGGATACTATAAGGATGCTGTCGACG ATTTTAGCCATGCCCTTGTTCTAGAACCAATGAACAAGACGGCTGGTGTAGCTATTAATAGATTAAAGAAGCTATTCCCGTAA